One Corvus cornix cornix isolate S_Up_H32 chromosome 10, ASM73873v5, whole genome shotgun sequence genomic region harbors:
- the FAN1 gene encoding fanconi-associated nuclease 1 yields MAEARSSGIKRSQISLSLSKNKKKKETTKKVETTGTPSTPSASSSITSFFNNVPPAKISCPMCGQLVPRYGINKHIDETCQRNCGEIGAIDATLNSFRNKSPPAANLSITSSSYFSKNLLNLETSPSKSNLSKAGGSAAQQTSPYFNNNTSVSSVNNESQAQTVKIVSLGSLSSKLSRRRCLQGGKQVLYEEINSSPPAVHSGCRSAAAHDDDEIDAGQSSQKENQPSQGEHQEQNFSKREPEFQNEINKCNQDDLVDMVQVPLLAGNSNDKRFPSDTRSTKAESRSEGVILSPDKFETSLAIHTSADPTSNLEVETQPHTKVTPSSKTEVNCGTENCFSRDNVEILPVEVLEDFKNEMNHTSLETVEKVESQDSTGDILDKIDEVLSVPSSPGHPYYLQNFLVVLRAVLENEDDIRLFNEQDLNIITKFYKLSVGGQKLYVRLFQRKLNWLKVNKIEYEEISVDLSPIIEELAEARFLQTESELEDLCEGLDLLSAPELKTLAKIFHLPNPNGQKQQLVDDFLMLSKQRSIFSRSQAGVGTVILKRVKDLAGKCVRVCKGPRAVFSRILLLFSLPESLEEEEAGSAGQGLLSTVLRANMGHMVFPSYTVYRKTQVFQDREDLIRYATAVHLSNDIAAAMVNGNWEEANQMYLCAKETWSELKNHPSLSYHRVLPDYLRRFTVGWVYTRILSQGVEILQRLHKYKEAVQQLQSLLAQDVYCADSRGRWWDRLALNLHQHLKNIKKAIGCIRRGLADPAVRTGHRLSLCQRALRIKDSPSCKQFQGLLQDLPLLTVEDVTHVTISGKMCPQMGMGKSVFLVEDIGDGEGGEDCSVSTVMCSVEELALTHYRRNGFDQGIHGEGSTFITLYGILMWDIIFMDDIPDVFRNSYQTYPLDLYTDSFYENRRAVIEARLQQLHTASSETLAKLVADVWTSQEGKTAALVNWGRFISLTQVQSLVSCLGGTFLSGVFRRLSRDLRHCRGGLPDLLVWRSHSQHFKLVEVKGPNDRLSPKQMLWLSELHKLGAAVEVCHVQDVGGKSKRLS; encoded by the exons ATGGCAGAAGCTAGGTCTTCAGGAATCAAAAGATCCCAAATAAGTTTGTCACTCagtaaaaataagaagaaaaaagaaacaacaaaaaaagtggAAACTACAGGAACACCATCTACACCTTCAGCATCATCCTCTATTACTTCCTTTTTTAACAATGTCCCCCCTGCCAAAATTAGCTGTCCCATGTGTGGGCAATTGGTGCCAAGATACGGAATAAATAAGCACATTGATGAAACATGTCAGAGAAACTGTGGTGAGATTGGTGCCATTGATGCTACACTGAATTCTTTTAGGAATAAGAGTCCCCCAGCTGCAAATCTGAGCATTACTTCCAgctcatatttttcaaaaaacctCTTAAATCTAGAAACAAGTCCTTCCAAAAGTAATTTATCGAAAGCAGGAGGGAGTGCAGCACAACAGACTAGTCCTTATTTTAACAATAATACTTCAGTCTCTAGTGTTAACAATGAATCACAGGCTCAGACAGTTAAAATAGTCTCCTTGGGAAGCTTGTCTTCAAAACTGTCCAGAAGACGCTGTCTCCAGGGAGGAAAACAGGTCTTGTATGAAGAGATCAACTCTTCGCCTCCAGCCGTTCACAGTGGCTGTAGAAGTGCTGCAGCACACGACGACGACGAGATTGATGCTGGGCAGAgttctcagaaagaaaatcagcctTCTCAGGGAGAGCACCAGGaacaaaatttttcaaagaGGGAGCCTGAATTTCAAAACGAAATAAACAAATGTAATCAAGACGACCTTGTGGATATGGTTCAGGTACCTTTACTGGCTGGTAACAGTAATGACAAAAGGTTCCCATCTGATACAAGGAGCACCAAAGCAGAAAGCAGGTCCGAAGGTGTGATTCTTAGTCCTGATAAATTTGAAACATCTCTAGCCATCCATACTTCAGCAGACCCAACCAGTAATTTGGAAGTCGAGACTCAGCCTCACACTAAAGTTACTCCTTCTTCAAAGACAGAAGTGAACTGTGGGACAGAAAATTGCTTTAGCAGGGACAATGTAGAGATACTTCCTGTGGAAGTGCTTGAAGACTTTAAGAATGAAATGAACCATACTTCGTTAGAAACTGTGGAAAAGGTAGAATCTCAGGATTCCACCGGGGACATTCTAGACAAAATAGATGAGGTCCTCTCTGTACCCAGCTCTCCTGGTCACCCATACTACCTCCAGAATTTTTTAGTAGTGCTGCGAGCCGTATTGGAGAATGAAGATGACATCAGACTATTTAATGAGCAGGATTTGAACATTATAACCAAGTTCTACAAATTATCAg TTGGTGGGCAGAAATTATATGTGAGACTTTTTCAACGCAAGCTGAACTGGTTAAAGGTGAACAAAATAGAGTATGAAGAGATAAGTGTGGATTTGTCTCCAATAATTGAAGAACTGGCTGAAGCCAGATTTCTACAAACAG aaTCTGAATTGGAAGACCTGTGTGAAGGGTTGGATTTGCTTTCAGCCCCTGAGCTAAAAACACTGGCAAAGATCTTTCACTTGCCAAACCCAAACGGTCAGAAACAGCAACTTGTGGATGATTTTCTGATGCTGTCAAAGCAGCGTTCGATCTTCAGTAGGAGCCAGGCTGGTGTTGggacagtgattttaaaaag GGTGAAGGACCTGGCTGGAAAATGTGTCAGGGTCTGCAAAGGCCCTCGGGCTGTCTTTTCTCgaattctgctgctgttttcactACCTGAGTcactggaagaggaagaagctggcagtgctgggcaagGCCTGCTCTCCACAGTCCTTAGGGCTAACATGGGGCATATGGTGTTCCCCAGTTACACAGTATACAGGAAAACACAGGTCTTCCAGGACAGAGAGGATCTTATCAG GTATGCAACTGCTGTTCATCTGTCAAATGATATAGCTGCTGCAATGGTAAATGGGAACTGGGAAGAAGCTAATCAGATGTATTTGTGTGCTAAAGAAACCTGGAGCGAACTGAAGAATCATCCCTCTTTGAG CTATCACAGAGTTTTACCTGATTACCTGCGACGTTTCACGGTTGGCTGGGTGTACACAAGAATCCTTTCTCAAGGAGTTGAAATTCTGCAGAGACTTCACAAGTATAAG gaagcagtgcagcagctgcagagcctcctGGCCCAGGATGTGTactgtgctgacagcagaggGAGATGGTGGGATCGGCTGGCTCTGAATTTACATCAGCACTTGAAAAACATTAAGAAG GCCATTGGCTGCATCCGCAGAGGGCTGGCAGACCCAGCCGTGCGCACCGGTCACcgcctgtccctgtgccagcgCGCCCTGCGCATCAAAGACTCCCCCAGCTGCAAGCAGTTCCAGGGCCTGCTGCAGGACCTGCCCCTCCTCACTGTGGAGGATGTGACACAT GTTACAATCAGTGGAAAGATGTGTCCTCAGATGGGAATgggaaaatctgtgtttctcGTGGAGGATATTGGtgatggagaaggaggagaagacTGCAGTGTATCCACTGTCATGTGCTCAGTGGAGGAACTGGCATTAACTCATTACAGGAGGAATGGTTTCGATCAGG GTATTCATGGGGAAGGCTCAACGTTTATTACACTGTATGGGATTCTAATGTGGGATATCATTTTCATGGATGACATACCTGACGTGTTCAGAAATTCCTATCAG ACATACCCCCTGGATTTATACACTGACAGCTTCTATGAGAACAGGAGGGCTGTCATAGAGGCCAGACTCCAGCAGCTTCACACCGCTTCCTCTGAGACACTGGCAAAGTTGGTTGCTGATGTCTGGACCAGTCaggagggaaaaacagcagCCCTGGTTAACTGGGGACGTTTTATTTCCCTCACACAAGTCCAG AGCCTGGTCTCTTGCCTTGGAGGAACGTTCCTGAGCGGTGTTTTCCGGCGGCTGTCCAGGGACCTGCGGCACTGCCGGGGGGGGCTGCCCGACCTGCTCGTGTGGCGCTCCCACAGCCAGCACTTCAAG CTGGTGGAGGTGAAGGGCCCCAACGACCGCCTGTCTCCTAAACAGATGCTGTGGCTGAGCGAGCTGCACAAGCTGGGGGCTGCAGTGGAGGTTTGTCACGTGCAGGACGTCGGAGGCAAGAGCAAACGCCTCAGCTGA